CTGAGCCGTGTCCGCCCCGGGCAGCGGAAAGCCCGCGTCCTCAGCGCACCCGCCCCGCCGCCACCTCGTCGTACACGCTCAGCACCAGCGCGATCGTCTCGTCCTCCGTCGGCCACGTCGCCGCCTGCGCCCGCCCCGCCGCCACCAGTTCCTCCCGCCGCGCCGCATCCCCGAGCAGCCGCGCCACCGCGTCCCCCAGCGCCCCCGCGTCGCCGTACGGAACGAGCTCCGCCGCGTCGCCCACCAGTTCAGGGACTCCGCCGACCGCCGTCGCGACCAGGGGGACGCCCAGCCGCAGCGCCTCCTGCGCGAGCAGCGACCGCGCCTCCCAGCGGCTCGGCAGCACCGCCACATCCGCCGCCGCGAGCAGTTCGCCGATGTCGTCCCTGCGGCCCACCAGCCTCACCGGCAGCCCCTCCGCCTCGATACGGCGCTGAAGCGCACCCCGCTGCCGCCCCTCCCCCGCGATCACCAGCAGCGGCACGGGATCCAGGTCGCGCCACTGCCGGGCCGCGTCCAGCAGGGTTCCGTAGCCCCGGTGCGGCACCAGGCTGCCGACGGCCATCAGCAACGGGCGGTCGGCGACGCCCAGTTCCGCACGCGCCTTGCCCTCCGCGCCGCCGGGCCGCCCCCGGGGCGCCGGCACCGCGACCGGTGCGAGGCGAGCGTCGCGCGCGCCCCGTTTTCGGGCCCGGTCGACCAGTTCGGAGCACGTACCGAGCACAACCGCCGCCGCCCGCGCGACCCTTCGCTCCAGCAGGCGCAGCACCTGGCCCCGCGCGCCGTCGTCGTGCGCCCGCGTGTGCCAGGTGACGACCAGGGGTACCCGCTGCCCGCTCAGCGCGAGCGTGGCGCGTGCGGCGGCGTGCACTCCGTGCGCGTGGACCACATCCGCGCCCGCGCACGCCGCGCGCAGGGCTCCGACGGCCGCCGGGTCGCTGCGCCGCGGTACGGGTGCGAACCGGGCCCCGGCGCCGGGGAAGTCGTAGGCGTGCTCCAGTTCGGCGGGGGCGCACACCGTCACCCGCACGCCGCGCGCCACCAGTCCCGCGGCCAGCGACCTGACGTGCGCGCAGCTGCCCGCACTGCCGCCGCCCAGCACTTGGACCGTACGCAGCTGTGTCACTCGGCCAAGGATGCCAGTCCGTACGCACGTTCCGGCACCGTCGAGGCATCGTGCCCGTGTCCGGAACTGGGACTCCGGACGCCGGATCACTCACATGGGTGATCCCGCGGGGCCGGTGACCTCGTCTCCGTACGCGGCGGCGGCGATGAGGGCAACCCCTACCCGTCCCCCCGCGCCGTCGCCAGGAGTTCCTCCGCGTGGGCCCGCGCCGTCTGGGAGTCCTCCTGGCCCGCAAGCATGCGCGACAGCTCCCGCACCCTGTCCTCCCCCTCGAGGACCGTGACGCCACTCCTCGTCACCGTGCCGTCGTTCGTCTTCTCGACCAGCAGCTGGCGGTCCGCGAACGCCGCCACCTGCGGCAGGTGCGTCACCACCACCACCTGCGCCGACTTCGCGAGCTTCGCGAGCCGCCGCCCGATCTCCACCGCCGCCTTGCCGCCCACGCCCGCGTCGACCTCGTCGAAGAGATACGTCGGCACCGGGTCCGTCCCCGCGAAGACGACCTCGACCGCCAGCATCACCCGCGAGAGCTCACCGCCCGACGCCCCCTTGGCGATCGGCCTCGGCGGCGCCCCCGGATGCGGGGCCAGCAGCAGCTCGACCTCGTCGACGCCGGACGGGCCGTACGCCACCGAGCGGCCGCCGACCTCGACGCCCGAGGCCGCCTCGACGGCCTCGGTCTGGCGAACGTCGAAGGACACCCGCGCGTGCGGCATCGCGAGCGAGGACAGCTCCTGGGTGACCGCGTCGGCGAACCGCGCCGCCGCCTCCGTACGCGCGTCGGTCAACGCCTGAGCCAGACCGGACAGTTCGCCCCGCAGCGCGTCCCGCTCCGCCGCCAGCTCGCCGATCCGGTCGTCGTCGCCGTCCAGTTCGGTGAGCCGGTCCGCGCCCTCCTCCGCCCAGGCAAGTACGGCGGCAACGTCCTCGCCGTACTTGCGCGTCAGCACGGTCAGCGCCGCCCGGCGTTCCTCCACCGCGGCCAGCCGCAGCGGATCGGCGTCCAGATTGTCCGCATACCCGGCGAGCTCGCCCGCCACATCGCCGAGCAGGATGGAGATCTCGCCCATCCGGTCGGCGAGCGCGGCCAGCACCGGATCGTGGGAGCGCACGGCGTCCAGCGCCCGCCCCGCGCCCGCGACCAGGGTCGCCGCGTCGACGCCCTCGGGGTCCTCGGGGTTGCCCGCCAGCGCGCCGTGCGCCACCGACGCGGCAGAGGCAAGCGCCTCCGCGTGGCCGAGCCGCTCCGCCTCCGCGGCGAGTTCGACGTCCTCACCCGCCCGCGGCTCGACGCGCGCGATCTCGTTCAGCCCGAAGCGCAGCAGATCGGCTTCCTGCGCCCGCGCACGTGCGCGCGTAGTCAGCTCTTCCAGCTCCACGGACACGGCCCGCAGCCGCCGGTACGCCGCCGCGTACTTGGCGTGCGGCCCGGTGACCGCACCGCCCGCGTACCGGTCGAGCGCCGCCCGCTGCCGCGCCGGCCGCAGCAGCCCCTGCTGGTCGGTCTGTCCGTGTACGGCGACCAGTTCGTCGGCCAGCTCGGCCAGCACGCCCACCGGCACGGACCGCCCCCCGAGGTGGGCGCGCGAGCGCCCCTCCGCGGAAACGGTCCGGCTGATGAGCAGGGTGCCGTCCTCGAGCTCGGCCCCGGCCTCCTCGGCCCGTACGGCGGCGGGGGCGCCGGCGGACACACTGATCCGCCCCTCCACCACCGCCGACTTGGCACCGATCCGCACCAGGGCGGGGTCGGCGCGCCCGCCGAGCAGCAGCCCCAGGCTGGTGACGACCATGGTCTTGCCCGCGCCCGTCTCACCGGTCACCGCGGTGAAACCGGGTGACAGCTCGACGACCGCGTCGTCGATGACACCGAGCGACCGTATCCGCATCTCCTCCAACACGGACACGACCTTACGAGGTCCGGGGCCCGCTGTGCGACGGGCCCCGGTCGCCGATTCACTCTCCGGGGCACGGGACGGACATATGCACCCACCGGCCCCTCACCCGCGCCCCGCCCACACCCTCGGCGGACGGCGCCATTTGCCAGACACGGCCTAAGCGGTGTCGGGGAAGTCCGGGTGGGTGAAGGAGCGGGTCGAGGGCCGAGTCTGGCAAGGCGGAGGAAGGAGTCCACGCGGAGCGTCGGCGACTGACGACAACGCAGCCAGGCGACAGCCATCGGCCCGCGACGCCGCCCGGACTTCCCCGGGGCCGCTTAGCTCGGCGCGCCGCGCCAACCCGAAACCGGCAGCGCGAACTTCGCCACCAGCCGGTCCGTGAAGGACGCGTGGTGCAACCGCGCCAGCCGCACCGGAACAGCCCCGCGCCGTACCTCCACCCGCGCGCCCGGTGGCAGTTCGATCGTCCTGCGCCCGTCGCACCACAGCACCCCCTGCGGCGTGTGCGGCTGCACCTCCACCGCGAGCACCGACGTCGGCGAGGTCACCAGCGGCTTGGCGAACAGGGCGTGCGCCCCGATCGGCACCATCAGCAGCGCCTCCACCTCCGGCCAGATCACCGGACCGCCGGCCGAGAAGGCGTACGCGGTCGAGCCGGTCGGCGTCGCGCAGACGATGCCGTCGCATCCGAAACCGGTCACCGGACGCCCGTCGATCTCGAGCACGACCTCCAGCATCCGCTCGGGCGAGACCTTCTGCACGGCGGCCTCGTTCAGCGCCCAGTCCCGGTGCACGACATCGCCGTTGTTGTGCACGACGACATCGACGGTCATCCGCTCCTCGACTTCGTAGGCGCGCGTGACGACCCGGTCGACGACCTTGTCGAGATCGTCCCGCTCGGCCTCGGCGAGGAAGCCCACCCGCCCCAGGTTGACGCCGAGCATCGGCACCCCGGAAGCGCGGGAGAACTCGGCGCCGCGCAGCAGCGTCCCGTCGCCGCCGAGCACGATCAGCAGCTCACAGCCGTCGAGTACGCCGGGATTGGCCTCGCGGACCGTCTCGACGGACGGCGGCAGCGGCAGATCAGCAGCCTCCGCCTCCAGTACGCGTACCCTCAGGCCGCTGCGCAACAGCCCCTGTACGACGAGTTCGGCGCTGCGGATCGCCGCAGGCCGGCCGGTGTGCGCAAGCAGGAAAACGGTGCGTGCTGACGTGGCTTCTGGCGTGGCTGCTGGTGTCGTGGTCAACGAGGTCCCTCCGCAACTGCACGGTCGACATCCGCCGGATCGAGCTCGGGCGCTCCGGCCCGGAGCCAGAGAAAATACTCGACATTCCCGGAGGGTCCCGGCAGCGGACTGGCGGTGACGCCCAGCACACCGAGACCGAGCTCCGCCGCCTTGCGCGCCACGTTCCGTACCGTGTCCGCGCGCAATTCGGGACTGCGTACGACCCCACCGCTGCCGAGGCGTTCCTTGCCCACCTCGAACTGCGGCTTGACCATCATCACCAGGTCCGCGCCGGGCGCGGTGCACCGGACGAGTGCGGGCAGGACGAGCCCGAGCGGAATGAAGGAAAGGTCCCCCACCACCAGGTCCACCGCCTCACCGTCGATCGTCTCCAGGGTCATCTCGCGCACATTCGTACGGTCCTTGACCCTCACGCGTTCATCACTCTGAAGAGACCAGGCGAGTTGTCCGTATCCGACATCGACTGCCACGACCTGACGGGCACCCGCCCGCAGCAGTACGTCCGTGAAGCCGCCGGTCGACGCGCCCGCGTCGAGCGCCCGCCGGCCCTCGACCTTCAGCCCGAGCGGCACGAAGGCCGCCAGCGCTCCGGCGAGCTTGTGCCCGCCGCGCGAGACGTAGTCGGGGTCGCTGCCGTCGGAGGTGACGACGACGGCGGCTCTGGTCTCGACCTGGGTGGCGGGCTTGGTCGCGGTGTTGCCGCCGACCGTCACCCTCCCCGCGGCGATCAGCTGGCTCGCGTGTTCGCGCGAGCGTGCGAGGTTGCGGCGTACGAGCTCGGCGTCGAGACGGCGGCGGGCCACTCCTGCCACGTTCGGTTCAGCTCCTGTTGTCGTACGAAGCGGAGGGCGCCGGGGGACCCGGGCGTGCGTCGAGCGCGGTCAGCGTGTCGCGCAGCCCCCGGTGTACATCCTCGTACACCTCGAGGTGTCCGTCCGCCGGGAGGTGGTCGGCGTCGGCAAGACGCTCCAGCTGGGCGTCGACACCGGCGTCGCCGGTCGGCACCCGCTGTACACCGATGGGTGCGGGCGCGGCGGGGTCGTACGCCTCGCGGCCGGCCGCCGGCGGCTGCCCGCCCCCGGCCTCAGGACTCAGGGCCTCCGCGCGCTCCCGCTCCGGGTTCTCCGGGGTCTCGGGGCGCTCCGGGTTCTCCGGGCGCTCCGGCTCGCCCTGCGTTCCCTGCACATGGATCCCCTGGTCCTGGATCTCCGGGCCCGGCATCGAGTCGCTCATGCCAAGACGCTACCGCGAAGCCCTGAGGTACCGTCGATCACGATGGCGACGACGGAAGAGTGCCGCAGCGCGCTCGACAAACTCTCGGACAACCTGGCACAGGCGGACGGCGACGTACGGAGCGCGGCCGCGCTCGACCGTTCCCTCAGCTGCCACATCAAGGACCTGGACATCACGTTCACCGGCCGTCTCAAGGACGGCCGGATCGAGGTGGCCGACACGCTCCCCGGTCCGCCCCCCGAAAGGGCTCAGATCCGCCTCGCGATGAGCGGCGACGACCTGGTGGCGATGGTGAACGGCGAACTGAACTTCGCCAAGGCCTGGGCCTCGGGCCGGGTCAGACTCGAGGCCGGCTTCCGCGATCTGCTGCGCCTGCGGACGCTGCTGTAGCGGTACGCCTCCGGGCCGCCGGCACCACCAGCGGCGTCCCGGACTCCGGGTCGTCGATGACCTGGCTCTTCACCCCGAAGACCTGCTCGACCAGCTCGGCGGTGACCACGTCCGCCGGCGCGCCCTCGGCGACAACCCTTCCCTCCCGCAGCGCGATGAGGTGTGTCGCGTAACGGGCGGCCTGGTTCAGGTCGTGCAGTACGGCGACGAGCGTCCGTCCCTGCGTCTCGTGCAGCTCCGCGCACAGATCGAGTACCTCGAGCTGGTGCTGGATGTCCAGGAATGTCGTGGGCTCGTCGAGCAGCAGCAGCGGGGTCTGCTGGGCCAGCGCCATCGCGATCCATACGCGCTGCCGCTGCCCGCCGGACAATTCATCGACATAACGCTCTGCCAACTCGCCGACTCCGGTCGCGGCCATCGACTCCTCGACAATCCGCTCGTCCTCGGGCGACCACTGGCGCAGCAGCCCCTGGTGCGGATAGCGGCCGCGCGCGACGAGATCGGCGACCGTGATCCCGTCGGGCGCGATCGACGACTGCGGCAGCAGGCCGAGGGTCCTGGCGACCTTCTTGGCCGGCAGCGAGTGGATGACCTGCCCGTCCAGCAGGACCCGCCCCTGGGACGGCTTCAGCATCCGTGACAGGGCGCGCAGCAGGGTCGACTTGCCGCAGGCGTTCGGGCCGACGATCACCGTGAAGGAGTTGTCAGGGATCTCCACCGAGAGGTTCTCGGCGATGATCCGCTGGTCGTAGCCGAGGGTGACCGATTCCGCGGTGAGGCGCTGCATAGTCGTCGTACTCCTGGATTCCGATGGTCCGGCGGCAACGGGCTTCGCTTGCCTCGCGGGGCTCATATGCGTCCCGCCTTGCGTTCGGTGACCAGCAGCCAGAGCAGATAGCAGCCGCCGAGCACCCCGGTCACCACACCGACCGGCAACTGCCGCTCGCCGAAGGCGTTGGTGGCGGTCCAGTCGGCGACCAGCAGCAGCGCGGCGCCCATGACCGTCGACGCGGCGAGGTTCGGACCGGGCGCGCGGGTCACCCGGCGGGCCAGCTGCGGTGCGCTCAGCGCGACGAAGGCGATGGGTCCGGCGGCGGCCGTCGCGACCGAGATGAGCAGGACGCCCACGCTCATCAGCACCAGGCGGGTGCGCTCGACCGGCGCGCCCAGCGCGTACGCGGCATCGTCGCCCATCTCCAGCATCCGCAGCGGCCGCCCGTACACGAACACCAGCGGTACGAGGACGGCACACGTCGCGAGCAGCGGCCAGACCTGGGCCCAGTCGCGGCCGTCGAGCGAGCCGGTCATCCACAGCGTCGCCCGGGTGGCGTCGATCAGGCTGGCCTTGGTGAGCAGATAGTGGTTGACGGCGGTGAGCATGGCGGCGATGCCGATGCCGACGAGGACGAGACGATAGCCGTGCACGCCGCGCTTCCAGGCCAGCACATAGACGCCGAGTCCGGTGACCAGTCCACCGACAACGGCACCGGCCGACACGGCGGCGGCCCCGCCGTGGAAGAGCACGATCACGCTGAGCGCGCCGACGGTCGCGCCCTGCCCGAAGCCGATCACATCCGGACTGCCCAGCGGATTACGGGAGATGGACTGGAAGATCGCTCCGCTGAGGGCGAGCGAGGCACCGACGAGCAGTCCCACGAGCACACGCGGCAGCCGCAGGTCCTGGACGATGAACTCCTGTGCCGCAGTGCCGTTCCCGAGGAGCGTGGCGATCACATCGCCGGGCGAGATCGGGAAGTCGCCGCTGCCGATCAGTACGACCGCGGTGGCCGCGGTGGCCGCGGCGAGCAGCAGGACGGCGACGGCCGCCCGGGGATCGACCCGGACGGAGAGCCCGCCGGGGGTGCGTATCGCCTTCACTGGGATGTCCCTCGCATGACGTGCCGGGCAGGTCGTCGGAGCTGTCTGTCCTGCCGGGGATCCGGCCCGTGGCGAAGCCGCTTTCGGGTGCGGCGTCCCCCGGGACACAGCACGGCCTTCACAGCTGGGCCATCCTCTTGCGGCGTACGAGATGGATGAAGACGGGCCCGCCGATCAGCGCGGTGACGATGCCGACCTGCAGCTCGGCGGGGCGGGTGACGACCCGGCCGACGACGTCCGCGCCCAGCAGCAGGACGGGCGAGAGCACCGTCGCGTACGGCAGGATCCACCGCATGTCCGGTCCTGTGATGCTGCGTACGAGGTGCGGGATCATCAGGCCGATGAAGACGATCGGCCCGCAGGCGGCGGTCGCCGCCCCGCACAGCAGGGTGACGGCGAGCATCGAGAGGATGCGCGTGCGGTTGAGATGCGCGCCCAGCGCGCGGGCGGTGTCGTCGCCCATCTCCATCGCGTTCAACGGCCGTGCGAGCAGCAGCGCCAGCAGCACGCCGACGCCGATGAACGGCGCCACCTTGCCGATGGTCCCCATGTCGGCCGAGGCCAGCGAGCCGACCGTCCAGAACCGGATCCGGTCGAGCGCGGCCGCGTCCAGCAGCTGTACGGCGTTGATGTAGCCGAAGAGCGCGGCGGAGACGGCAGTCCCGGCGAGCGCGAGCCGTACCGGTGTCGCGCCGCGGCTGCCGCCGAGGATGTACACGAGTGCGGACACGACGGCCGCACCGAGGAACGCGAACCACACATAGCCGGTGAGCGAGGTGACGCCGAGGAAGCTGATGGCGGACACGACGGCGGCCGACGCTCCCGCGTTGACGCCCAACAGGCCTGGTTCCGCGAGCGGGTTGCGTGTCAGCGCCTGCATCACCGCGCCGGCGAGCCCGAGGGCCGCGCCGACGAGCAGACCGAGCAGGGTCCGCGGTACGCGCACATCGTGCACAATCACGTCATTGCCGGCGCCGGAGTTGTGGAACAGGCCGTGCCACACGTCGGAGAGCGGCATCGACTTGGCACCTACGGCGATGCTCGCGACGCAGACCAGCAGCAGGATGCCGACGGACACCAGCAACCCCGTGGCGCGCAGTGCGTGGCGCCTACGGGGTGTGGGTGCGGATATCGGCTCCGCGCTCTGTTCGGGAGGACTGTCGACCAACACGAGGTTAGGTTAGCCTAGCCTCGCATCGCGCCTCGAGTCGCCTGCTGGGAAAAGCCCGCGGAGAGACGCCCGCAGGCAGACGCCCGAGCCCGGCGAGGACGGCGCTACAGCCCCAGCCGGGACAGCGCCTTGCCCGCCTCCAGCTCGCAGACGCCGTCCCCTGCCTGGGTCCAGGCCGCCGCGCACAAGGCCCGCAGCCCGTCCAGTGGATCACCCTCGCCGTCGAGCGCCAGCTCCTCGTCCCGTACGGAAGCGGTCCAGCCCCCGCAGCCGAATCCTCCCTCCGCCTCGGCCACTTCGGGCTGTCCGCTCAGCATCCCGCGCAGATCGGCGTCCACATACGTCGGCCGGTGCTCGGGCCGCGCCGCCAGCAGCTGCGCGCCGTCGGTCACCCCGGTCAGTACGAGCAGCGAGTCCACTCCACCGTTGAACGCACCCTCGATGTCCGTGTCCAGCCGGTCCCCGACCACCAGCGGCTTCTTCGCACCGGTCCGCAGTATCGTCTCCTTGTGCATCGGCGGCAGCGGCTTGCCGGCCACCTGCGGCTCAGCCCCCGTCGCGATCCGTACGACCTCCACGGCCGCACCATTGCCGGGCGCGATCCCCCGCGCACTCGGAATCGTCAGATCCGTGTTGGAGGCGAACCACGGCACACCGCGCGCGATCGCGTAACAGGCCTCGGCGAAGCGCCCCCAGGGCAGGTCGGGACCGCCGTACCCCTGCACCACCGCCGCCGGATCATCGTCGGCGGACTCCACCGGCTCGAGCCCCCGCTCGCGCAGCGCGACGCGCAGTCCATCGCCGCCGATCACCAGCACCCGGGAGCCGGCCGGCACCTGCTCGGAGATCAGCCGGGCAACCGCCTGCGCGGAGTTGATGACATCAGCAGCATCCGCCGGCACCCCGAGCTCCGTGATGTGCGCGGCCACGGTCTCGGGCGGCCGCAGCGCGTTGTTCGTCACATACGCAAGGTGCATACCGCCCGCACGCGCCACCAGGAGCGACTCCACGGCGTGCGCGATCGCCTCGCCACCCGCGTACACCACTCCGTCGAGATCCAGCAGCGCGGTGTCATACGCGCTGCTCAGCGCCGTAGCGCTGCCGCTCGGCCGGGTCCTGCTCCGCTGACTCATACGTTTCCGCTCCTCGCTCACCGTCACTCCCCCGATCATCGCTCATCCCCGCGATCCACATACGATGCTCGAATGAACACCGAAGGTCCCGCGGCCAATGAAGGTCTGCATCTGATCCCGTTCCGTGGACTGCGTTACGTCCCCGAGCGGATCGGCAGCCTCGCCGCCGTGACCTCACCGCCGTACGACGTGGTCGTCAGGCCCGACGGTCTGCTCCACCTGGAGTCGGCGGACCCCCACAACATCGTCCGGCTGATCCTGCCCCAGGCGACCACCGCCGAAGCCCGCAACCAGCAGGCCGCCGAGACCCTCGACCGCTGGCTCTCGGAGGGCGTCCTCGCCCCGGACGCCGAGCCCGCGCTCTATGTGTACGAGCAGCGCAGGGGCGACATCCTGCAGCGCGGCATCATCGGGGCGCTCGCCCTGTCCGAACCGTCCGAGGGTGTCGTCCTCCCCCACGAGGACGTGATGCCGGACATCGTCGCGGACCGCGCGGCTCTGATGCGTACGACAGCCGCCAATCTGGAGCCGCTGCTCCTCACGTACCGGAGCACGGGCAACGCGGCCGGTACGACGGCCGTCATCGAGCGGACCATCCTGCGCTCCGTGCTCCTGGCCACCACCACGGAGGACGGCTTCAGCCACCGCCTCTGGTCGGTGACGGATCCCGGCGAGCTTTCCGAGATCCGCGCCGATCTCGCCGACCGCCAGGCCCTGATCGCCGACGGCCACCACCGCTGGGCGACATATCTGCGGCTGCGCGCCGAGCATCCCTCGCCCGGTCCGTGGAACTACGGCCTGGTCCTGCTGATCGACACGGCCCGCTATCCGCTGCAGGTCCGCTCGATCCACCGCCTGTTGCACCGGCTTCCCGTCTCCGAGGCGATCGCCGCCCTGTCCGGCTCCTTCCGCATCAAGCGCGTCGACGGCCCGCTTCCGCTGGCGCTGGACGCTCTCGCGGACGCGGCGGCCGAGGGCAATGCCTTTCTGCTCGCGGGCGACGGCGGATTCCACCTCGTCGACCGCCCGGACCCGGAGCTCCTGTCCCGTACGATCCGCGCCGACCGCCCTGAGGCGTGGCGCACGCTCGACGCCACGGTCCTCCACTCCACGCTCCTGGACCATATCTGGCGGATCCCGGACACCCCGGAGCACATCGCCTACATCCATGACACCGAGGCGGCCGTCACCCACGCGGAACGCAACGACA
The Streptomyces lunaelactis genome window above contains:
- a CDS encoding TlyA family RNA methyltransferase; this encodes MAGVARRRLDAELVRRNLARSREHASQLIAAGRVTVGGNTATKPATQVETRAAVVVTSDGSDPDYVSRGGHKLAGALAAFVPLGLKVEGRRALDAGASTGGFTDVLLRAGARQVVAVDVGYGQLAWSLQSDERVRVKDRTNVREMTLETIDGEAVDLVVGDLSFIPLGLVLPALVRCTAPGADLVMMVKPQFEVGKERLGSGGVVRSPELRADTVRNVARKAAELGLGVLGVTASPLPGPSGNVEYFLWLRAGAPELDPADVDRAVAEGPR
- a CDS encoding FecCD family ABC transporter permease; its protein translation is MVDSPPEQSAEPISAPTPRRRHALRATGLLVSVGILLLVCVASIAVGAKSMPLSDVWHGLFHNSGAGNDVIVHDVRVPRTLLGLLVGAALGLAGAVMQALTRNPLAEPGLLGVNAGASAAVVSAISFLGVTSLTGYVWFAFLGAAVVSALVYILGGSRGATPVRLALAGTAVSAALFGYINAVQLLDAAALDRIRFWTVGSLASADMGTIGKVAPFIGVGVLLALLLARPLNAMEMGDDTARALGAHLNRTRILSMLAVTLLCGAATAACGPIVFIGLMIPHLVRSITGPDMRWILPYATVLSPVLLLGADVVGRVVTRPAELQVGIVTALIGGPVFIHLVRRKRMAQL
- a CDS encoding ABC transporter ATP-binding protein produces the protein MQRLTAESVTLGYDQRIIAENLSVEIPDNSFTVIVGPNACGKSTLLRALSRMLKPSQGRVLLDGQVIHSLPAKKVARTLGLLPQSSIAPDGITVADLVARGRYPHQGLLRQWSPEDERIVEESMAATGVGELAERYVDELSGGQRQRVWIAMALAQQTPLLLLDEPTTFLDIQHQLEVLDLCAELHETQGRTLVAVLHDLNQAARYATHLIALREGRVVAEGAPADVVTAELVEQVFGVKSQVIDDPESGTPLVVPAARRRTATAASAGAADRGSRPRV
- the recN gene encoding DNA repair protein RecN, which codes for MRIRSLGVIDDAVVELSPGFTAVTGETGAGKTMVVTSLGLLLGGRADPALVRIGAKSAVVEGRISVSAGAPAAVRAEEAGAELEDGTLLISRTVSAEGRSRAHLGGRSVPVGVLAELADELVAVHGQTDQQGLLRPARQRAALDRYAGGAVTGPHAKYAAAYRRLRAVSVELEELTTRARARAQEADLLRFGLNEIARVEPRAGEDVELAAEAERLGHAEALASAASVAHGALAGNPEDPEGVDAATLVAGAGRALDAVRSHDPVLAALADRMGEISILLGDVAGELAGYADNLDADPLRLAAVEERRAALTVLTRKYGEDVAAVLAWAEEGADRLTELDGDDDRIGELAAERDALRGELSGLAQALTDARTEAAARFADAVTQELSSLAMPHARVSFDVRQTEAVEAASGVEVGGRSVAYGPSGVDEVELLLAPHPGAPPRPIAKGASGGELSRVMLAVEVVFAGTDPVPTYLFDEVDAGVGGKAAVEIGRRLAKLAKSAQVVVVTHLPQVAAFADRQLLVEKTNDGTVTRSGVTVLEGEDRVRELSRMLAGQEDSQTARAHAEELLATARGDG
- a CDS encoding HAD hydrolase-like protein, producing MSQRSRTRPSGSATALSSAYDTALLDLDGVVYAGGEAIAHAVESLLVARAGGMHLAYVTNNALRPPETVAAHITELGVPADAADVINSAQAVARLISEQVPAGSRVLVIGGDGLRVALRERGLEPVESADDDPAAVVQGYGGPDLPWGRFAEACYAIARGVPWFASNTDLTIPSARGIAPGNGAAVEVVRIATGAEPQVAGKPLPPMHKETILRTGAKKPLVVGDRLDTDIEGAFNGGVDSLLVLTGVTDGAQLLAARPEHRPTYVDADLRGMLSGQPEVAEAEGGFGCGGWTASVRDEELALDGEGDPLDGLRALCAAAWTQAGDGVCELEAGKALSRLGL
- a CDS encoding FecCD family ABC transporter permease; the protein is MPVKAIRTPGGLSVRVDPRAAVAVLLLAAATAATAVVLIGSGDFPISPGDVIATLLGNGTAAQEFIVQDLRLPRVLVGLLVGASLALSGAIFQSISRNPLGSPDVIGFGQGATVGALSVIVLFHGGAAAVSAGAVVGGLVTGLGVYVLAWKRGVHGYRLVLVGIGIAAMLTAVNHYLLTKASLIDATRATLWMTGSLDGRDWAQVWPLLATCAVLVPLVFVYGRPLRMLEMGDDAAYALGAPVERTRLVLMSVGVLLISVATAAAGPIAFVALSAPQLARRVTRAPGPNLAASTVMGAALLLVADWTATNAFGERQLPVGVVTGVLGGCYLLWLLVTERKAGRI
- a CDS encoding DUF1015 domain-containing protein gives rise to the protein MNTEGPAANEGLHLIPFRGLRYVPERIGSLAAVTSPPYDVVVRPDGLLHLESADPHNIVRLILPQATTAEARNQQAAETLDRWLSEGVLAPDAEPALYVYEQRRGDILQRGIIGALALSEPSEGVVLPHEDVMPDIVADRAALMRTTAANLEPLLLTYRSTGNAAGTTAVIERTILRSVLLATTTEDGFSHRLWSVTDPGELSEIRADLADRQALIADGHHRWATYLRLRAEHPSPGPWNYGLVLLIDTARYPLQVRSIHRLLHRLPVSEAIAALSGSFRIKRVDGPLPLALDALADAAAEGNAFLLAGDGGFHLVDRPDPELLSRTIRADRPEAWRTLDATVLHSTLLDHIWRIPDTPEHIAYIHDTEAAVTHAERNDSTAVLMHPVREEVVRELAREGVTMPRKSTSFGPKPATGLVLRSLALD
- a CDS encoding SCP2 sterol-binding domain-containing protein, which translates into the protein MATTEECRSALDKLSDNLAQADGDVRSAAALDRSLSCHIKDLDITFTGRLKDGRIEVADTLPGPPPERAQIRLAMSGDDLVAMVNGELNFAKAWASGRVRLEAGFRDLLRLRTLL
- a CDS encoding NAD kinase; amino-acid sequence: MTTTPAATPEATSARTVFLLAHTGRPAAIRSAELVVQGLLRSGLRVRVLEAEAADLPLPPSVETVREANPGVLDGCELLIVLGGDGTLLRGAEFSRASGVPMLGVNLGRVGFLAEAERDDLDKVVDRVVTRAYEVEERMTVDVVVHNNGDVVHRDWALNEAAVQKVSPERMLEVVLEIDGRPVTGFGCDGIVCATPTGSTAYAFSAGGPVIWPEVEALLMVPIGAHALFAKPLVTSPTSVLAVEVQPHTPQGVLWCDGRRTIELPPGARVEVRRGAVPVRLARLHHASFTDRLVAKFALPVSGWRGAPS
- a CDS encoding glycosyltransferase family 4 protein; the protein is MTQLRTVQVLGGGSAGSCAHVRSLAAGLVARGVRVTVCAPAELEHAYDFPGAGARFAPVPRRSDPAAVGALRAACAGADVVHAHGVHAAARATLALSGQRVPLVVTWHTRAHDDGARGQVLRLLERRVARAAAVVLGTCSELVDRARKRGARDARLAPVAVPAPRGRPGGAEGKARAELGVADRPLLMAVGSLVPHRGYGTLLDAARQWRDLDPVPLLVIAGEGRQRGALQRRIEAEGLPVRLVGRRDDIGELLAAADVAVLPSRWEARSLLAQEALRLGVPLVATAVGGVPELVGDAAELVPYGDAGALGDAVARLLGDAARREELVAAGRAQAATWPTEDETIALVLSVYDEVAAGRVR